The genomic segment CTTCACTCTGACAGGTCTCTTACGTCGACTTTAATGAGCGAATAATTGTTCCAAATTTCCTGCACCATTTATCTGATTTCCAGATCATCTTGTACTAGTATAAGCTTTAAAGTACAGCATTATTGCTTTTCTAGTTGTTTCCTATGCAGAAACTTTTAACTCTTTGAAGGCAatggcggattcaggattttcaATCAGGGTGTTCGAAAAAATAACTATATCAACTTTTGTATTTGTTCAAGGTGTTTAAAagtcaatatatatacatgaacacataaaatttatcctaaatatacactgtaattttttgctcagggtgttcgggtgaacaccctgagCCTTTACTACATCCGCCCCTGTTTGAAGGCTTAAGTGGGAGGTTAATACTATGTGTAGGATATTTTTCGCATCATAGATATGATGTTTATAcattagggctcgtttggttagAAAATAAGTTATCCTGGTATCATTAATCCCGCGATTGTTATTCCAACCTCAATGTGGGATAAAATGatattataatcccgggataactaataCCAAGATTAGTTATCGCGGGATTATATTCCAACCAACCGTGGGATAAGGCGgcactaaatttttatcccaagactatttttgcttatccatcatACAAGCGAGCCAAGAAACTAATTGATACtcctatatgtataaataacaTTGTACAGTTTATTCGTTCAAGTTTTGTTCCCTATTTTTGATTTGGATAGTTTGTGAACAAACATGTACttaattttctttgtttgtaTGGGACAAAGGAAAGACTGACTTATTGTTTGAGAAGGCCATACCTGGCATAGAAACTTTTTAAGTAACAGAGAGGATAAGGCTGGCTTGGATTTGCCTTCTCTGACTATTCGTcatattttggatttttttttttgttctgtttaaattaaatttaaagagCATATCACAAAGTATTATTCATGGGTTAGTTTCAACTTAAGAGCTGAGACTAAAGCACACTAATGTTcttggaaaagggaaaaaaattcctAGGTATTGATCTCAGTTTGttttattcaaattataaaAAGATTAGCAATTCAGACATGAAATCTACAATAAGattaagtattttatttatgtAACTAACATTCTAAAAATTATTCGAATAtcgataaaaaaattattataacaATATTTATAAAGTTGGTGCTAACTAAAATTATACATGAAACACAAAAATGGGAACTTCAGAATTAAGGAATAATTAAGAGGTTACTAAAATTGTGCTATGAAACAAAATGACAAATATCAAAAATAGGATGAGGATTTCTAACATTTTTGTTCAATAATAAAAAAGCTAAGAATCAAACTGTAATCTCGAGTAGGAGTTTGGCGCAATTCTGGTCATCTTTAGTTTGATCTTTCCTAATTTTGGAGTAattagcccccccccccccccccccgccccaccccttcaaaaaaaaaaaaaaaaaacctgattATATCTGAATTCGCATCAGATAAGACCCATTTCGAAAAAAATGTGAACTCGAGATCTCCAATCAAGGGAGGAGCAaccaggggcggatccaccctttaGGGTCGGGGTGGCATTGCACCCCTcgattaataaattttttatatacttatgttgtaatttgcttaaattaggttaaatatttgatccccCCACGATGTCgtaaattagacaaaggtgcCAATTACTgtagacacaagtttgaatctatcttgaacattttccgactcccgtttttctttgcgctttttacttcctttgtaTCAGTAATTCCCTTTTCGATCCtctcaattttctatttatctttttattatttatattgcctttcttcttttctattattttatttatgatctCTAGCAAGAACACACAAATGGAAACTTTAAATTCTCTTAAAATaaagcatttctcttaatctcaaatctgtgagtatttaaattgaaaaacttggggcccaatgggaattttggattaagatcaaaattcatttttttttataatttcttttgtttattactccctccgtccatgtttacttgtctatatttgacttgggacactcttaataagtaataaataaaatgagaaatgaattggaatacttaataataagggtaaaataggtataaaatggtaaattatgtcttgtttttcaaactatataacttacaagtaaaaatggacatatattttttagtataacggacaaataaaaatggatggagggagtgtattataaaaattatgctattctataattgttaaattcaatttaaatcactttgcTACTTAAATAGTGATGGAAATTTCGTAAGCACTGAttagaaaaaaacatgaaatttacgatttatttttgaaaacttgtagtttatctaattctacatttacttatggggtgtatTTACCTATCAAgagttttttattattttttttattttgattggtgtaattcccttattgaagatgttattttatttgtacaaatttattttttaatatacatgaGAGATGCAAGTTCCttaatgaaaatattgattttaCTTCAGTTGTTAATGGGAATGAGTGTGATTCCTTATTTAAGATGCTAATTAcgttcgtttcttgatttttgagatataattttcatatttgtaaataaaaaaaacctaTTAAGTTGatccaaataaactaaaaaaagatGAATCCATTTCAAATATACATTCCTAATAAGatatatattgaaaaaaattatggcaTTATCTTCAAATTAAGATCACGCTCTGAAGAACGACCCATCCACTGGGCAACACCAAAGTTTcctggcaaaaattaaagagctgCACAAAATAGGGAGagaagtgcaaatgacccgacTTTCACCTGCTTCTACACTCTCCtctactcttctctttctttctttcctttttggcgCAAATTACACTATATACCCAACAACGCCACactattcttttcattttttcaccCAAAGCAaaaattttgcccaaatttcAAACCACAATTAAAACCCCCCTTGTTCTCCAAACAAAAATCTCCCTCCTCCCTGAACCGAAATTACAAAACCTAACcgaagaaaaagagaaacaattgaaatagagagagagaagaggcGATGCGATCGTGGTGGCTGCGGGTTGGGGGCAGCCGATACGCGGCAGGGGGTTAATGGGCTATTATTTGCAAATGAATTGGCAGCCAAACCTGAGACGCAAAACTGGTCCTCCATTAGGGCTTAAAAACCTTGGCAATTCCTGTTATCTTAACTCTGTCCTTCAGTGCCTTACTTATACCCCTCCACTTGCTTATTTCTGCCTCAAATCTCAACATTCCTCTTCTTGTAattattctctctctctctctccactaattattattaatttactTCTTACATGTCCTATTTATGTAGAATGGTTTATTGGAGCTGACTTCAATTATTTTAGTATCGAGGAATTGTAGTTTGTTATGGTTATTTCTGATTCGTATATTGAACCtaatagtttggaattgaattgttAGTTGTTATCAGAGGCAAATCCAGGATGGATGAGTTCACcttagttgattttttttatttttttaaaaagactcCTTAAGGGATTAAACTCAACACTTAACCAGTCTCCACTTGGTCTAgttccttcagttaatattagatttcaaaacaaaaaaattaccGAGTTTAGTCGGGTGACCATCGGTTCGCGTgacccatttttcatacatagATTGTCCACTGGTTGTTATGGTTATTGAGGATTCAGATAGTATTGGCTTTGttatttaaattttgttgttCCTGCTCATCTTATAGAGAAGGCTTGTTTATTTTATAGTGCCCAGCACGACTCAAACATTACTTGTACTTGCTTATAAATCAATGATATATTTGATGTTATAATTTCCCTTGTTTTTTCCTACAGTATAGGCCCGATTTAGTTTGGGACCGAGGCGTCTTactgaggattcatatagctgtCTCAAGTCACTCAACTAGTTCTGAATTGAAGCATGATATTTTTATAGCCTAccttaactaattttttttattataactAATCTTTCCTTATGTGTTTGTGGACATGAGCTAAGACCCCTTTTTAGCATTGATATACTTACATGCCCAATTGAACTAGAATGAATTATTGGGGATTCATATAGCTGGCCCCAGTTAGTTTGGTACTAAATACTAATGCGTGATAGTTTTAGTTTATAGTGGATTCCTTTAATGATTATTGAATATTCATATAGCTGGCCCCGATACCAATTAGTTTGATATTGATGTGTGGTAATTTATGTTTACAGTGGATTCCTATAATGATTAATGAGTTTTCATATAATGTTAccagtttcattttttttttttttttttttttttttgaaattgagtATTCATATAGCTGGCCTCAATTAGTTTGGTATGGAGTCGTTTATAACGGATTCTTATTGTCGACCCTAATAGTTTGGGATAGAGGCGTGGTAGTTGTTCGACTAATTTGGGGTTGAGGGGGGTATTTCTCCACTTTCTATTAGACTCATCTTCCCTTCtgtatgtgtgtttgttttCTTACTTCATACATGTCCTTACATGCCCTATTTAAGCAGAATGATTACTTGGGattaataatttttcttttaatttgggATTCATATTGCTGATTCCAATTAGTTTATTATTGAAGCATGGTAGTTATTATGGTTATTGCTGATTCGTATATTGAACCTAATAGTTTGGGGTTGAGGTATTAGTTGTTATGGTTATTGAGGATTCACGTAGTATAGGCCCGACTAGTTGTTATTGAGGCGTGGTAGTTGTTATGGTTATTGAGGATTCACATAGTATAGGCCCGACTAGTTTGGTATTGGGCATGGTAGTTGTTATGGTTGTTGAGGATTCACATAGTATAGGCCCGACTAGTTTTGGTATTGAGGCGTGGTAGTTGTTATGGTTATTGCTGATTCATATAGCTGTCTCAAGTCACTCAACTGCTTAAATAGTTTGGTATTGAACCTAAtagtttgggattgaggtgTTAGTTGTTATGGTTATTGATGATTCACGTAGTATAGGCCTGACTAGTTTGTGATTGAGACGTAGTATTTGTTATGGTtattgaggattcatatagctgtCTCAAATCATTCAACTAGTTCTGAATTGAATCATGATATTTGAACTATTTTTCTAGCCTTGCCTACCtcagctatttttttttttttatagttgaTGTGTAGTCGGTAGATTGTTTGATTGATGCCCcggtattttaatttttcttggaATTAAGATTCCTATTATATTGTGCAGGTGATTCTGGAGCTGCAGCTGCTTCAGAGAAGAAGAACGAATGTCCTTTTTGTATATTAGAAAGGCGAATAGCTAGGTCTTTGAGTCTCGAGTCAGCACTAGATACTCCGGCCAAGATTAATAATTGCTTAAAGATTTTCGCCCAGCATTTTAGGTATGGGAGACAAGAGGATGCCCATGAATTCTTGCGCTATGTCATTGACGCCTGCCACAATACGTGTTTGCGGTTGAAGAAGTTGCAGCAGCAGAGAAGGAAGGGTGGTGGAGGTGGTGCTGATGGAAATGGGAATACCATTGTTAAGGAGATCTTTGGGGGTGCTTTGCAGAGCCAGGTTAAGTGCTTGTCATGTGGTGCTGAGTCAAATAAGGTGGACGAGATCATGGATATAAGTCTTGATGTATTGCACAGTAGCTCACTCAAGGATGCTTTGCAGAGATTTTTTCAGCCTGAGGTTTTGGATGGCAACAATAAGTACAAGTGCGAGAAGTAAGTATTATCCTCTTTCCTTTTCCCTTAATTCATACTGTATGATAAATGTGCTGTTGTGAGTTCGTATTTGCGAACCTGTTGGAGTAAGGACTTACTCTTGTTTAGCTGTAAGAAATTGGTGACAGCAAGGAAGCAAATGTCAATTCTTCAAGCACCAAATGTTCTTGTCATTCAGCTCAAGGTACAAAACAGTTGGAGTTTTATGTCTTTTGTGTTTTACTGTCAACTGCCAATGCTAACttatttttgtttgtggatAGAGGTTTGAAGGAATATATGGTGGGAAGATTGATAAGCCCATTGCTTTTGAAGAGATTCTAGTGCTTTCAAGCTACATGTGCAAAGCGAGTCAGGTGTGCGCAGTAGTGATTAAGTTCAATAGATGCCATTTTGCTCCCCCACCACTGGATTTTTCTTTCCCAATTAAAATCAGAGAGTTCGTTTCGTATTTGGTTTTGGGGGACAGTGTTTTTTGGCATTCTTGATACATGGTACAATGGATTTATAATGGGTTGCATCAATTTGGGCATCATAGTATATGGTGCATGTAGGCGTTTTTGAACTGTCTTCTTTTAGAATTTACTTGTAATTTCTGCTGACTGTACAGTAGTGTGCCTATTCACATAAATAAGTTTGATGATGTGTAGTTGTAGTGTAGTGTTCATCCTAGCTGATTGAACAATAAATTTCTACtaaataatttgagaaataAGCGACATCTCTCTCATAGTCAAGTTACTTTATGTTCTTTATTCTGCAGGATCTGCATCCAGAATACAATCTTTTTGGAACTATTGTCCACTCAGGCTTTTCACCAGATTCAGGGCActattatgcatatatcaaggTGATAGCTTCATTTCGTATTAATTGCCTCTCGTATATTTTTATCCTGAGAAGTATTAAAAagttactaaaaataaaagtcAAATCATTTGGCTTATCATTTCACATGCAAAAGTTGCCGTATCGTCAACACCATGACTGGTGGAAAGCTTCTGTCTAACCTGGCTTACAAGAGTCTcaactttttcttcattctttatCCTTGGTATTGTAAAAAATGATAGTAGTTAGATGATAGAGGCAATCATAGTTTTATGTACCTGATTGTTTGTGTTTTGATATTGGTTGGCTGTTTAACAGGATGCTGTGGGTCGTTGGTACTGCTGTAATGATTCTTGCGTTTCTCTTTCAACCTTGCAAGAAGTGTTGTCGGAGAAGGTGTACATCCTTTTCTTCTCTCGTAACAAACAGAGGTCACCACCCACCAAGACATGTCTATCAATTAATGGGTCAAAGTCCAATCATTCCAATGGCTTGGCTAAATCCAAAATCTTGACCAGTGACTTGGCAAAAGCAGAAAATGGAAAACAAGTTTTAGGCCACCCCTCTGACAAAGAAAATGTAATGATGTCTAAGGTCAGTAAAGTGCATTCAAGCCCAGTGAGGGAGTCGAGTATATTTGAAAGATCTTCCATCAAGAAAATACCTACCTCTGGTAATATTAAAATTGTTGTTCATCAAAGAAAATCTGGCGATAGAACCGGTGATGTGAGAGCATCAGTTCTTACAGAGAAAGAGGTTGCATCATTACCAGAGAGGAATGGTGTTAGCAAAAGTTGTGGTAATGGCCAGATGACAAGATCACATGCCTTAACGAATGGAAATGGAAAACTTCCAATTGTAGCAACCAACTCCATAGCAGACGGTCCCCAGAAAGATTATGGTGGAAGTAATGGAAAGGCTGCAGGAAGGGATCCATACCACGAAGAGGTGACTAGATCATCATCTTTAGCAAATGGAAATGGCAAAGTCCAGAGTGTTGCAACTGATACATTGAGGGTAAGTCTGCTTAGAAATAATGGGGAGAATAGTGAAGGCCTAGCAGCAAGAATTTCTGTAAACAAGGAGACCCCCAATGGCCATGTTGAATCGTCTTCTGTCTCAGGTTCAAAGAGAAAATCACCAGATCAATGCATTCTGCTTGAGCAAGATGCTCGGTCTCGTGCAAAGGTGgaagaattaaaaaaagagtATGTTACTTTATCTTTGGATCTCCTGCATTTCTCTGCCTTAGTATTATTATACCGTATTGATAGAAGTTTTGAACTATTGTACTTGTCCTTACATTGTTAGAACTTGTATGTGCTCCGAAAATGCCAGGGGTTTCTTTTACGTGTTTTATTATGCAAAGTAACTTTAGGTGAATTTTGATCTTGCCTTTTGCTGGGTTTTCCTGATTGCATAGGACGCCAATGCATTTTGCGTTGTATTATTCTCTCTCTTAATAtgccatatattatatatccttagctagcgtttggccatggattttggatcagattttgaaattttttcttcCAATATGTTTTTGGGACTTCCACTCacaaaacttcaatttttttccaagtagaatgcatgtccaaacacaacttcaaattccaaaaatcacaacttcaaaaactcaagtttcaacttcaaaatctatggccaaacaggAGCTATGAGTTAATAAACCGGAACCGCTCATCTCTTCCAAATCCATACCTGGTTAGAGCTATTCGCAGTAAATATTCACCGCAGCTAATGGAAAAGCAATTTTGTGGTCTGGTCCATCTCTGCTTTCAGTTTCTGTGGGGAAATGATAAAACGTTTCTTTTCAGTTAtttgaatgaaaagaaaaaaaggagggtCTAAGACAGGGTTGTCGAGCAGTGTGGAATTTGTGCATATATTGTTCTTTTCAGTTGATTTATGATGTTGGTTAACCATATCTTATGTTGGCCTCACTAACTGTACTGATAATAGTTCTGGGCAAGGAGGTTGAGTAGGACTTTGACCCAAGCTTATGAGTTCTGATTTTTATTGTTGTCAAGCTATATAATCGGGAAGCTCCCTTTTGCTGTCATCTCTTTTAGTGGTTAGAGATAGTGACGTACTTTCTGCTTTCTGTGTCCTGCTGGATAAATTTTTAACAGTTTTATATTTAACCCTATCTTTTTAATGAGTTTCAGGCTCTATAAGGAAGCTTCATTAGTTCTAAGAACATGTGGTTGGTCAGAAGAAGTCTATGCTTTTATGCGTTCCAAGAAGTCAGGGGCACAATCAGACTTTCAAGCATCAGACATTAATGTGATGAAGTACGTTCCTCTAGCTTTGCAGTTTGAAGTAGTTCAATTAAGAGTACTTGTTTGTCCTTGAGGTCGGAAGTtgcttctctcttcttttttgttttaatacaaaTTTCGATAAATTAGATACTATGGAAAACTCAAATATGTGCGTGGTACTATTACCTGGTTTCTTATTATTTGCTTATTCCGAACTTGTTTGACCTGCTATGTCTTTTCATTAGTAGATGCAGTATTTTACTACCTTCATAAAAGTAAGCTAACATTTCTGTGTACATGCTTTAGTATTGGGGCATATttgcatatattttttattatctttGTATTCCTAGGCAATAACGCATCCAGACTTTTTTCCTGTTTAAAAAAACACatccaaactttcttcttcatctttgtGTTAGTTAAACTACGTAGGTCAAGTTGGGACGTGGAGTGTCTTGGATAGGATGATAGTGGGAAAAGATTAAGAGGTGACTTTGACGTGAATTTGTATGGTAAACATGATAAATATAATTACTGCCATGGAGATGTTGAAGTTCCAAGACAAATGCATTTTACTTCTTCCCAATGAGAAATCTCTCAGTGAAACTAACGCCTGCTCTGAATATTTAGATTTAATACCTTTGGAGTttgggggatttttttttttttggggggggggggggtgtgtggGGGTTTAAAGAAAGCATAATTGTTTGGTCACCTATATCGAAGCTGGGGTTTTAGATTTTAATGTATATGTCAagttgattctatttgggtttaGAAGAGTACAAATTTCATTTCCGTCATTGGTTAAGTTTTATACTCACTCCATGGTGGTGTAGTTGTCCTGTTTTGGTTTGGTGCAATTATTAAGGAAACTTTCAACTATTATGCCACTAAAATGAAAGTGGTCCAAGAATGAGCATAGTGTTGATTGTCTTGAAAAATTTAACAGCGTTAGGATTGAAGTAGGTCCCAAAATATCTCTTTATTATAGAATAATGGGAAAATCATGGAGAAGTGTGCAGAAGAAGTATCTTGCAAACTGCACAGGAAGTTTCTAATTTGAGAAAGTGGATTTAGTTTAGGGACTGTGGGGAGTGAAGGTGTTAAAGGGGGACGAGGTAGACCTAAAATCACTTGGAAGGAAGTTGTCTTGTGAAAGACTTATAATCTCTTGGATCCACACAGACCTAGCGAAAGTACGACATACTGGAAGAAAAAATTTGAATAGGTGATATGTATCAGTTGGGACTATGTTTTTGTTACATTAGTATATTTACTTTAGGTCTTAATTTTTCTAGGAATCTTTTTGTCTTAGCTGAGATTTATATGCCAACATTATCACTattgttcttattattattgttgttcttCTTGTTATTGTATTAGATGGGGGTCTAAGATTGAGCTTAAGTAGAGCAGTATGGTAAGTGAGGATTCGTATGGCCGATCCCAACTTGCTTGGTATTGAGGCGTATTAGTTGTTGGACTTAGTTTAGGGACAatctaaaacaaaaagaaggaaaatgaaattTCCCTCATCTTTTTCTGTGAAACAGGGAAAAGACTTCTCTGTTTCCCGTCCTGGATTTTCCTACTTGAGTATTCTTTAATTAGTCCAGCAGCGGTTGACATCCAAATTAGCCCACCAGCTGTGCTTCATCGTCTACCCAGTAGCGCTTCATAGCTAAATTGCTCTGTCTAATATTGGTAAATGTAACAAAGCAGACATCatttttggttctttttactTAGCTAAAAGTTATCCATCAATACATAATTTATTTTGGGACAAGTATTGTTCGGTAACAATAGTTTGAACCTTAATGGTTGGTAAAACTTCTTCGGTATTGAAATGAAATGGGCTGTAATGGATTGGATTGACTACAGAGGATTCCTATAGTCAATGCGAATTAATAGCATTGAGCCCCTAATTGGGTTTTATTGACAATGAATGGAAAGTTTGGTTTTACCGAAAGTGATTGTCaagtgtttttccttttttctgaTAAGGTAAGTGACCAGCAAGCACTTTTTCTGCTTTTCTTGCTTTTAATGTGTTGCATGAAGATTTTCTTTTTTGCCTCTTTGAATCCAGATCTAGCTGTTGTAAATTGACGAGTTAAAATCCCCTGAATCCTATGACTGCATCCACCGCTCACATCATGTGCTGTTTGTCTTGGCCTTGGCTCATATTTTACATGTCCTCTCCACTGCACAATTCAGTCTTCCaacttttgtcttgtttttatttttccaaatttgctATTTTACAATTCAGTCTTCCaacttttgtcttgtttttatttttccaatttGCAGTATATGATCTGAGAGAGAAGTTTTTCCCTTAATTTGTTTTGCTCGGTGCTGTTAGCTTGCCACTATATTATTTCCTTATAATCCTTGTAGCTTGTAATGCAAGATGCTTTTTGattaaaaatataaaggaaaGATACCATTCGAGCACCCCAAGATCTTTGTTTCTTATTCCTGTAATTTTCCTCGCTGCTGCTgtttgatattgatgatattgctgttgtttttgttgttagGAGGTAGATAGTCACTGCACGAATGCATTATAGATATTTGTAACATGTGCACTCGATTTGAAATGTTCCATAGGTGAACACAATGATGTCAAAGAATgtttctttcattttcatttacaGGAACCCATAAAAGTTTCTGGAAACATTAAAATCCTTGGTTTAGAAAAGATTTAACTTTAGGCAAGATATGAGCATGACTTGCAATTCACTGATCTATGGATATCATTTGGCTACCCGTCAATTCTTGAAC from the Lycium ferocissimum isolate CSIRO_LF1 chromosome 11, AGI_CSIRO_Lferr_CH_V1, whole genome shotgun sequence genome contains:
- the LOC132038641 gene encoding ubiquitin carboxyl-terminal hydrolase 25; its protein translation is MGYYLQMNWQPNLRRKTGPPLGLKNLGNSCYLNSVLQCLTYTPPLAYFCLKSQHSSSCDSGAAAASEKKNECPFCILERRIARSLSLESALDTPAKINNCLKIFAQHFRYGRQEDAHEFLRYVIDACHNTCLRLKKLQQQRRKGGGGGADGNGNTIVKEIFGGALQSQVKCLSCGAESNKVDEIMDISLDVLHSSSLKDALQRFFQPEVLDGNNKYKCENCKKLVTARKQMSILQAPNVLVIQLKRFEGIYGGKIDKPIAFEEILVLSSYMCKASQDLHPEYNLFGTIVHSGFSPDSGHYYAYIKDAVGRWYCCNDSCVSLSTLQEVLSEKVYILFFSRNKQRSPPTKTCLSINGSKSNHSNGLAKSKILTSDLAKAENGKQVLGHPSDKENVMMSKVSKVHSSPVRESSIFERSSIKKIPTSGNIKIVVHQRKSGDRTGDVRASVLTEKEVASLPERNGVSKSCGNGQMTRSHALTNGNGKLPIVATNSIADGPQKDYGGSNGKAAGRDPYHEEVTRSSSLANGNGKVQSVATDTLRVSLLRNNGENSEGLAARISVNKETPNGHVESSSVSGSKRKSPDQCILLEQDARSRAKVEELKKELYKEASLVLRTCGWSEEVYAFMRSKKSGAQSDFQASDINVMKKLLIADAKPMFISRIPESLKGSLIKRLTSFSQGTPPSSI